The Candidatus Dormiibacterota bacterium region GCAGCCGGGTCTGCCGGCGCGCCAGCAGGTCGGCGATCGGGCCCTGGAAGAGCAGGCGTCCGTGGTCGAGGACGACCAGCCAGTCGGCGAGCTGCTCGACCTCGCCGAGGAGGTGGCTGCTCACGAACACGGTGGTGCCGCGCTCCCGGAGCGACCGGAGCAGGGAGCGCATCGCGATGATGCCCGCCGGGTCGAGGCCGTTGCTCGGCTCGTCGAGCACGATCAGCTCGGGGTCGGGAAGCAGCGCGGCGGCGACGCCGAGACGCTGCTTCATGCCGAGCGAGTAGCGGCGGTATTGATCGCGGGCGCGATCGGTGAGGTCGACGATCTCCAGCACCTCGTCGACACGCCCGCGGGTGTACCCGCCGAGGCTGGCGAGGACCTCGAGGTTGCGCCGCCCGCTGAGCGCCGGATGGAACGCGGGTCCCTCGATCAGCGAGCCCACCCGCGAGAGGTACGCGGCCGGGTTGCTGACATCCTCGCCCAGAACCTCCGCGCTGCCGCCGCTGGGACGGATGAGGCCGAGGAGCATGCGGATCGTGGTCGTCTTGCCGGCGCCGTTGGGTCCCACGAAGCCGGTGATCGACCCTCTCGGCACGTCGAGGTCGAGCCCGTCGACGGCGCGGACGCCGCCGTACATCTTGGTGAGCCCGGTGCTGCGGATGGCCCGGACGGCGATGCCCGGCGACCGGAGGGGCGATGGCCGCCCGCTGTCGTCGTCGACGTCGGGATCGAGGAGCGGTGCGACGGATGCCATGCTCGGTGGGTCTCCTGAGCGGTGGTCGGGTCGCTCCCCATCATCGGCACCGCCGCCGCTCCTGTCGTCCATCTCCGAGACGATCCTGGTCATCCTCGAGGATGAGTCTCGAGGAGGACCTCAGCTGCCGGGGATGACGAAGCCGGTCTCGTAGGCGAGCACCACCGCCTGGGTGCGATCGCGCAGGCCGAGCTTCATCAGCAGGTGGGCCACGTGGCTCTTCACCGTCGCGGTGCTGAGCACGAGCTGCTCGGCGATCTGCTGGTTGGTGTACCCGCGCGCGATCAGGCGGAGCACCTCGCCCTCGCGCCCGCTCAGCTCGCCGAGCACGCCCGGGTCGGCCCGGCGGGGGGAGGGCAGGGCGACGAAGCGCTCGATGAGCCGCCGCGTCACCACCGGCGCGAGCAGGGCGTCGCCGGCGGCGACGGTGCGGATGGCGGCGGCGAGCTCAGCGGGCGGGACGTCCTTGAGGAGGAAGCCTGCGGCCCCGGCGCGGAGGGCGTCGTAGACGTACTGGTCGAGGTCGAAGGTGGTGAGGATCAGGATGCGGGTGGGTGGGTCGCCCTCGAGGGACGTGATCCGCCGGGTCGCCTCGATGCCGTCCATCAGCGGCATGCGGATGTCCATGAGGACGACGTCGGGGCGGGTCTCGGCGGCGAGCGCCACCGCCTCGGCCCCGTCGGCGGCCTCGCCGACGACCGCGAGGTCCGGCCGCGACTCCACGACCATCCGGAAGCCCGCCCGCACCAGCGCCTGGTCGTCGGCGATCAGGACGCGGATCGTCTCCGGTCCCTCCGGGACGCCGGCGGTCCCGGCCTCAGGCGGGATCACGCGGCCAGGAGCCCGTGGGCAGGTGGGCGACGACCCGGAAGCCGCCACCGGGGATGCGGCCGGCGTCGAGCCGGCCCCGGAACAGGGCGACGCGCTCGCGCATCCCCACCAGCCCGCGACCCGCGCCGGGCAGGGAGGTGGGCACGGTCGCGACGCCGCCGTCGTCGACCACGCTGAGCTCCACACCGTCCTCCGTGTACCGCACCGTCACCTCGGCACGGGTCGCGCCCGCGTGCTTCAGGGTGTTGGTCAGCGCCTCCTGGATGATGCGGTACGCACAGACGTCGAGCGCGTCGGGCAGCGGTGCCGGCGGGCCGTCGACACGCACCCGCACGTCGAGCCCCGCCGACCGGCTCTGGGCGGCGAGCTGGGCGAGCTGACCGAGGCCCGGCTGCGG contains the following coding sequences:
- a CDS encoding response regulator transcription factor codes for the protein MIPPEAGTAGVPEGPETIRVLIADDQALVRAGFRMVVESRPDLAVVGEAADGAEAVALAAETRPDVVLMDIRMPLMDGIEATRRITSLEGDPPTRILILTTFDLDQYVYDALRAGAAGFLLKDVPPAELAAAIRTVAAGDALLAPVVTRRLIERFVALPSPRRADPGVLGELSGREGEVLRLIARGYTNQQIAEQLVLSTATVKSHVAHLLMKLGLRDRTQAVVLAYETGFVIPGS
- a CDS encoding ABC transporter ATP-binding protein, encoding MASVAPLLDPDVDDDSGRPSPLRSPGIAVRAIRSTGLTKMYGGVRAVDGLDLDVPRGSITGFVGPNGAGKTTTIRMLLGLIRPSGGSAEVLGEDVSNPAAYLSRVGSLIEGPAFHPALSGRRNLEVLASLGGYTRGRVDEVLEIVDLTDRARDQYRRYSLGMKQRLGVAAALLPDPELIVLDEPSNGLDPAGIIAMRSLLRSLRERGTTVFVSSHLLGEVEQLADWLVVLDHGRLLFQGPIADLLARRQTRL